A section of the Humulus lupulus chromosome 2, drHumLupu1.1, whole genome shotgun sequence genome encodes:
- the LOC133814888 gene encoding uncharacterized protein LOC133814888 — protein MEHKSYRAMRELNMDATTTRHHRSLELNEMDEFHNESNENAKIYKDHTKAWHDKNLVHKEFQLGQRVLLFNSRLKLFLGKLKSRRSGPFTMVKVFPYGAMELQGKGQETFRVNGQRVKPYMGGPIDPVKTIIQLQPL, from the coding sequence ATGGAACATAAATCTTACAGGGCAATGAGGGAGTTGAATATGGATGCCACAACAACAAGACATCATAGGTCTTTGGAGCTGAATGAGATGGACGAGTTTCATAATGAGTCCAACGAGAACGCTAAGATCTATAAAGATCATACTAAGGCTTGGCATGATAAAAATCTTGTTCACAAGGAGTTTCAACTTGGACAGCGGGTGTTATTGTTCAATTCTAGGTTAAAGTTGTTCCTAGGAAAATTGAAGTCGAGAAGGTCAGGGCCATTTACTATGGTTAAAGTATTTCCCTATGGGGCAATGGAGTTGCAAGGAAAGGGTCAAGAGACATTTAGGGTGAACGGGCAGAGAGTAAAGCCATATATGGGTGGTCCTATTGATCCAGTCAAGACCATCATCCAGCTACAACCTTTGTGA